The proteins below are encoded in one region of Microvirga terrae:
- a CDS encoding amidohydrolase, with protein MNTPADLILFSGKITTLDRQKPEASAAAIRDGRFLAVGSEQEIMTLAGPATQRIDLHGRRVVPGLIDSHMHIIRGGLNYNMELRWDGVRSLADAMRMLKEQVDRTPAPQWVRVVGGFTEHQFAEKRLPTLDEINAVSPDTPVFILHLYDRALLNGAALRAVGYTKDTPNPPGGEIQRDANGNPTGLLIAKPNATILYATLAKGPKLPPEYQKNSSRHFMREVNRLGVTGVIDAGGGFQNYPDDYRIIEELHREGQLTVRLAYNLFTQKPKEELKDFDSWAKQVKPGQGDDLYRHNGAGEMLVYSAADFEDFKVERPEMPPNMEGDLEPVVRLLVENRWPWRLHATYNETITRALDVFEKVNRDIPFDGLHWFFDHAETIDERNIDRIAALGGGIAVQHRMAFQGEDFVERYGTKAAERTPPIKRMLEACVPVGAGTDATRVASYNPWVSLSWLVTGKTLGGLTLYPAANRLDRETALRLWTEANSWFSNEAGKKGQIRQGHLADLAVLSDDYFSVPEDAIQDITSVLTLLGGKPVHGDAEFKDLAPSLPPPMPDWSPVRAHGGYQQRASSDEARKYAFTAAACACANSCGVHGHSHASAWGANTPASDPRAFWGVLGCSCWAF; from the coding sequence ATGAACACACCGGCCGATCTCATCCTGTTCAGCGGCAAGATCACAACTCTTGACCGCCAAAAGCCGGAAGCCTCTGCCGCCGCCATCCGGGACGGACGCTTTCTGGCCGTTGGGAGCGAGCAGGAGATCATGACGCTCGCCGGACCAGCCACGCAGCGGATCGACCTCCATGGCCGCCGCGTCGTCCCGGGATTGATCGACAGCCACATGCACATCATTCGCGGTGGCCTCAACTACAACATGGAGCTGCGCTGGGACGGCGTTCGCTCCTTGGCCGATGCCATGCGGATGCTCAAGGAACAGGTCGACCGGACGCCGGCACCGCAATGGGTGCGCGTGGTCGGCGGCTTCACCGAACATCAGTTCGCCGAGAAGCGGCTGCCGACGCTCGACGAGATCAACGCCGTTTCGCCCGACACGCCCGTCTTCATCCTGCACCTCTACGACCGCGCCCTGCTCAACGGTGCTGCCTTGCGGGCCGTGGGCTACACCAAGGACACGCCGAACCCGCCCGGCGGCGAGATCCAACGCGACGCGAACGGCAACCCCACGGGCCTGCTGATCGCCAAACCGAATGCCACCATCCTGTACGCCACCCTGGCCAAGGGACCGAAGCTTCCGCCCGAGTACCAGAAGAACTCCTCGCGCCACTTCATGCGCGAGGTGAATCGGCTCGGCGTGACCGGCGTCATCGATGCGGGCGGCGGCTTCCAGAATTATCCGGACGATTACCGGATCATCGAGGAACTGCACCGGGAGGGCCAGCTCACGGTGCGCCTGGCCTACAACCTGTTCACCCAGAAGCCGAAGGAAGAGCTGAAGGACTTCGACAGCTGGGCCAAGCAGGTGAAGCCGGGCCAGGGCGACGATCTCTACCGCCACAACGGGGCCGGCGAGATGCTGGTGTACTCTGCCGCCGACTTCGAAGACTTCAAGGTCGAGCGCCCTGAGATGCCGCCGAACATGGAAGGCGACCTGGAGCCCGTCGTTCGTCTGCTGGTCGAGAACCGTTGGCCTTGGCGGCTGCACGCCACCTACAACGAGACCATCACGCGGGCGCTCGACGTGTTCGAGAAGGTGAACCGGGACATTCCCTTCGACGGCCTGCACTGGTTCTTCGATCATGCCGAGACCATCGACGAGCGCAACATCGACCGCATCGCAGCCTTGGGCGGGGGCATCGCCGTCCAGCACCGGATGGCGTTCCAGGGCGAGGACTTCGTCGAGCGCTACGGCACCAAGGCGGCTGAGCGCACACCGCCCATCAAGCGCATGCTGGAGGCCTGCGTGCCGGTCGGCGCCGGCACGGATGCCACCCGTGTTGCCTCCTACAATCCATGGGTGTCTCTGTCGTGGCTCGTCACCGGCAAGACCCTGGGCGGCCTCACCCTCTACCCGGCCGCGAACCGGCTCGACCGCGAGACGGCCCTGCGGCTGTGGACCGAGGCCAACTCCTGGTTCTCGAACGAGGCGGGCAAGAAGGGTCAGATCCGGCAAGGCCACCTGGCCGATCTGGCGGTGCTGTCCGATGACTACTTCTCCGTGCCCGAGGATGCGATCCAGGACATCACGTCGGTTCTGACGTTGCTCGGCGGCAAGCCCGTGCATGGTGACGCCGAGTTCAAGGATCTCGCCCCTTCGCTGCCCCCACCCATGCCGGACTGGTCACCAGTGCGTGCTCATGGCGGCTATCAGCAGCGAGCCAGCAGTGACGAAGCCCGCAAGTACGCCTTCACGGCCGCTGCTTGTGCCTGCGCCAATTCCTGTGGCGTGCATGGCCATTCCCATGCCAGCGCGTGGGGCGCCAACACACCCGCATCCGATCCCCGCGCGTTCTGGGGCGTGCTTGGCTGCTCGTGCTGGGCGTTTTGA
- a CDS encoding hydrolase: MAHATPTPGRTLLTPGDHTLIMIDFQSQMAFATQSIDTVTLRNNAAMVAEAAAGFQVSTILTTVAEKSFSGPMFSEITDALPEETLLDRTSMNTWEDATVIQRVNEIGKNRLVLAGLWTSVCIVGPVLSALDQGFEVYVIADACGDVTDEAHNRAMDRMVQAGARPMTSLQYLLELQRDWARTETYELTTGIAKRFGGGYGLGLIYAKAMFGSSEGDHSAKASVAAE; encoded by the coding sequence ATGGCTCATGCGACACCGACACCCGGTAGGACCTTGCTCACTCCGGGCGATCACACGTTGATCATGATTGACTTCCAGTCGCAGATGGCCTTCGCGACTCAATCGATTGACACGGTGACCCTGCGCAACAATGCGGCCATGGTCGCGGAGGCGGCGGCCGGCTTCCAGGTGTCGACCATCCTGACCACCGTGGCGGAGAAAAGCTTCTCCGGTCCGATGTTCAGCGAGATCACCGACGCCCTTCCTGAAGAGACGCTCCTCGACCGCACGTCAATGAACACCTGGGAGGATGCGACCGTCATTCAGCGTGTCAATGAGATCGGCAAGAACCGGCTGGTCCTAGCGGGTCTGTGGACCTCGGTCTGCATTGTTGGTCCGGTCCTATCCGCGCTCGATCAGGGCTTCGAGGTCTATGTCATTGCCGATGCCTGTGGTGACGTCACCGACGAGGCCCATAACCGCGCGATGGATCGCATGGTGCAGGCGGGTGCACGCCCGATGACATCCCTGCAGTATCTGCTGGAGCTGCAGCGTGATTGGGCCCGCACCGAGACCTATGAACTGACTACAGGTATTGCCAAGAGGTTTGGCGGCGGCTACGGCCTCGGCCTGATCTACGCCAAGGCCATGTTCGGCTCGAGCGAGGGCGACCACTCAGCCAAGGCGTCCGTTGCGGCGGAGTAA
- a CDS encoding alpha/beta fold hydrolase gives MGTITTKDGVEIFYKDWGSKNAQPIVFHHGWPLSSDDWDAQMLYFIDKGYRVIAHDRRGHGRSSQVGDGHDMDHYAADAAAVTEHLDLRNAIHIGHSTGGGEATRYVARHGQPQGRVAKLVLIGAVPPIMVKTAANAGGLPLEVFDGFRAQLAANRSQFYLDVASGPFYSYNRPGAKPSQGIIQNWWRQGMMGGAKAQYDSIKAFSETDFTEDLKIITVPTLVMHGNDDQVVPVADSALLSVKLLKNGTLKVYEKFPHGMCTTHAEVVNPDLLAFIKG, from the coding sequence ATGGGTACCATTACGACGAAGGATGGCGTTGAGATCTTTTACAAGGACTGGGGATCCAAGAATGCTCAGCCGATCGTCTTCCACCATGGCTGGCCGCTGAGTTCGGACGACTGGGATGCTCAGATGCTCTACTTCATCGACAAGGGCTATCGTGTCATCGCTCACGACCGACGCGGCCATGGCCGGTCAAGTCAGGTTGGTGATGGTCACGATATGGACCACTACGCCGCCGACGCGGCGGCGGTGACCGAGCACCTCGATCTCAGGAACGCCATCCACATCGGCCATTCGACCGGAGGCGGAGAGGCAACGCGCTACGTGGCCCGCCACGGACAGCCGCAAGGTCGTGTCGCCAAACTCGTGTTGATCGGTGCCGTTCCGCCGATCATGGTCAAGACCGCGGCGAACGCCGGCGGGCTGCCACTTGAGGTGTTCGACGGCTTTCGGGCGCAGCTCGCGGCAAACCGCTCTCAGTTCTACCTCGATGTCGCCAGTGGACCTTTCTACAGCTACAATCGTCCCGGAGCCAAGCCGTCCCAGGGGATTATCCAGAACTGGTGGCGCCAAGGCATGATGGGCGGCGCCAAGGCTCAGTACGACAGCATCAAGGCCTTCTCCGAAACCGACTTCACCGAGGATCTGAAGATCATAACCGTGCCGACGCTCGTCATGCACGGCAACGACGACCAGGTCGTGCCGGTCGCGGATTCCGCGTTGCTTTCGGTGAAATTGCTGAAGAACGGCACGCTCAAAGTGTATGAGAAGTTCCCGCACGGCATGTGCACCACCCACGCCGAGGTAGTGAATCCTGACCTCCTCGCCTTCATTAAAGGCTAA
- a CDS encoding dicarboxylate/amino acid:cation symporter yields MTTVTPTAVALGSHQQGRWYRHLYVQVLTAILLGALLGHFYPSLGEAMKPLGDAFVKMIKMLIAPIIFFTVVHGIASMKDMKKVGRVGLMALVYFEVVTTFALVIGLIVVNLWQPGNGMNVDLSHVDTSSIAIYTAKAKDQSTIGFLMEIIPSTVVGAFATGEILQVLFFALLFAFGLQALGEHGEPVLRLIDITGHIFFRVVGLIMKLAPIGAFGAMAFTIGKYGVGTLLSLGNFMLSFYTTCLLFIFAVLGSIAALCGFSILKFMRYIKEELLIVLGTSSSESVLPRMMAKMENLGCETSVVGLVVPTGYSFNLDGTCIYLTMAAVFLAQATNTDLTLAQEIGIIAILLLTSKGAAGVTGSGFIVLAATLSSVGTIPVASIALILGIDRFMSEARALTNLIGNGLATVVVAKLEGALDEKQLHQQLNQEADLEADEPETVKVEDDVVEAGRPESVRV; encoded by the coding sequence ATGACAACGGTAACGCCGACGGCGGTAGCCCTGGGCTCCCATCAGCAGGGTCGATGGTACCGGCACCTCTATGTTCAGGTGCTTACCGCAATCCTGCTGGGCGCCCTCCTGGGTCATTTTTATCCTTCCCTCGGCGAAGCGATGAAGCCCTTGGGCGATGCCTTCGTCAAGATGATCAAGATGCTCATCGCCCCGATCATCTTCTTCACGGTCGTGCATGGCATTGCCAGCATGAAGGACATGAAAAAGGTCGGCCGGGTTGGCCTGATGGCTCTCGTCTACTTCGAGGTCGTGACGACGTTCGCCCTTGTCATAGGGCTGATTGTCGTCAACCTGTGGCAGCCGGGGAATGGCATGAATGTCGATCTCTCTCACGTCGATACTTCATCCATCGCGATCTACACCGCGAAGGCAAAGGACCAGAGTACCATCGGGTTCCTGATGGAGATCATCCCATCGACCGTCGTCGGGGCTTTCGCGACCGGCGAAATCCTGCAGGTTCTGTTCTTCGCGCTCCTGTTTGCCTTCGGCTTGCAGGCGCTTGGCGAGCACGGCGAGCCGGTGCTGCGCCTCATCGACATTACCGGCCACATCTTCTTTCGCGTGGTCGGCCTGATCATGAAGCTGGCCCCGATCGGCGCGTTCGGCGCGATGGCGTTCACGATCGGCAAGTACGGCGTGGGCACCCTGCTGTCGCTCGGCAACTTCATGCTGTCGTTCTATACGACCTGCCTGCTGTTCATCTTTGCCGTCCTGGGTAGCATCGCCGCATTGTGCGGGTTCTCCATCCTGAAGTTTATGCGCTACATCAAGGAGGAGTTGCTGATCGTGCTCGGCACCTCGTCCTCGGAGTCGGTGCTCCCGCGCATGATGGCCAAGATGGAGAACCTGGGCTGCGAGACCTCGGTCGTCGGGCTGGTCGTCCCAACCGGGTACTCCTTCAATCTTGACGGAACCTGCATCTATTTGACGATGGCAGCCGTCTTCCTGGCCCAAGCCACCAACACCGATCTGACTCTGGCACAGGAAATCGGCATCATCGCGATCCTTCTGCTCACCTCGAAGGGGGCCGCCGGCGTAACCGGCTCCGGTTTCATCGTGCTGGCAGCAACCCTCTCCTCCGTCGGCACGATCCCAGTGGCGAGCATTGCTCTGATCCTTGGCATTGATCGCTTCATGTCGGAGGCGCGGGCCCTTACCAACTTGATCGGCAATGGTCTGGCAACGGTCGTTGTTGCCAAGTTGGAAGGCGCACTCGACGAAAAACAGCTGCACCAGCAACTGAACCAGGAGGCGGATCTCGAAGCGGACGAGCCCGAGACGGTCAAGGTGGAGGACGACGTCGTCGAGGCAGGTAGGCCTGAATCGGTCCGGGTGTGA